The Deltaproteobacteria bacterium genomic interval CGGCGGACTCGCCCAGACCAAGAAGCCAGCCACCCAGGATGATTCCCCGCAAGCGCCCCACCCCAGAGAAGATGGTAATGGCAATGGCAATAAGAGTGGCCTGTTGGCCGGCAGCCGGATAGAGATAGTGGATGCTGGCATAGAGCGGCCCGGCCAGACCTATGAGCATGCCGCCGACGGCAAAGGCCAGTACGCCCATGGATCGCACGTTGATGCCGGCGAGAGCTGCTGCTTCCTGGTCCTGAATGGTAGCTCTGAGCGCCTTGCCCACATAGGTGTGGCGCATGAGCAGAGAGAGAATCGTGATGACAGTAACGGAAAGCAGCAGTAGCGTAAGCTGGCTGCAGCTCAGACGTATTCCCGCAAGGTGAAGGGTGTGACTCAGGGCGGCAGTGCGGATGAGGCGATAGTCGCCGGAGAACACGAAGAGCATACCATTCTGCAGCAGGATTGCCACTCCTATGCTCAGAACAATGGAATTGAGTTCCACGGGATCTCGCAGCAGGGAAAATAACCTTGCCAGCACCAGACACAGCAGGAGGAGGGCAGCCATGACTACAGGGAAAGTGAACAGCAAAGGGATATTGCCCACCTTCCACAGCCAGTAGGCCAGGTAGCCTGCCAGCACCAGCAATTCACCATGGGCAATGTTGAACACCCTGGTGACGCCGAAGATTAGAGCAAATCCCAGGGCGATCAGGGTATAGAAAGCTCCAAGGCTGATGCCGGAGATGAGGACGGTTGTCCACATGGACGCTACTTTCTCCGGTTCCAGGGGGGCATGGGATATATGGCAGTACCGGTTGCCTTTGCAGGGGGATAAACCACCACCAGCTTGCCGTGCTGAACCTGGACTATCACGTGGCGGTAGAAGCGGGGATCGCCGCGGCTGTCAAAAGCGAGCCTTTCCATGGGCAGCAGTATATCGAGCTTGGCAAGGGCTTGCCTGACATGGGGGCCGCTGGCAGGCAGACCGCGGGCCAGTACCTTGTGCAGAGCAGCAAGCAGGGCCATGGTTGAGGTGTAGCCGTGCATATTAGTGGTATTGGGCTCTCTGCCGAACATGCGGCGGAAACGCTTTCTGAACTCGGCGGAACGGGCTGCCGTTCCCTTCTGGTAGATGCCGGGATTCCAGGCACAGGTAGTGAAGAGAAATTCCGCCTCAGGACCCATCTCTTCTATAAAACTTTCATAGGCAATGCCGAAGGGGCCCACATATGCCTTGGGTGTGAAGCCGTTTTCTTTCAGCTGCCGTACCATCAGCATGTGGTCGTGGCTAAAGCCCCCTGAAAAGATTATCT includes:
- a CDS encoding branched-chain amino acid ABC transporter permease — translated: MWTTVLISGISLGAFYTLIALGFALIFGVTRVFNIAHGELLVLAGYLAYWLWKVGNIPLLFTFPVVMAALLLLCLVLARLFSLLRDPVELNSIVLSIGVAILLQNGMLFVFSGDYRLIRTAALSHTLHLAGIRLSCSQLTLLLLSVTVITILSLLMRHTYVGKALRATIQDQEAAALAGINVRSMGVLAFAVGGMLIGLAGPLYASIHYLYPAAGQQATLIAIAITIFSGVGRLRGIILGGWLLGLGESAAVILLGASWRELVSALLLLIFLMIRPAGLAGEKE